The following are encoded together in the Oreochromis aureus strain Israel breed Guangdong linkage group 18, ZZ_aureus, whole genome shotgun sequence genome:
- the pex5lb gene encoding PEX5-related protein isoform X1 — translation MYQVQLVGEQQESRPLLSPSIDDFLSESRSDTPSARPLTSNTAVLSTALDLVDLSELGERSGGSNKERRRSPLRRKGSSKSPRRRVKPEETELIQVQVEHLPASPRTPERISLDSVSLSSPLEKWEEVKLDVEDSGRRRRYEKRCTSHHSSSELLWSAEFKTDPLTKNSFNIHSFDDLDFISSTQDCGASRQRRRTRSLLVRNESLEDEFVRAKAAVESDTEFWDKMQAEWEELARRNWLEDSEDQRPIPPTVSPAEKGYYFNTNNPYRDWPNAFAEAQEKAREGDLNTAVLLLEAAILQDPQDSEAWQLLGMTQAENENEQAAIVSLQRCLELRPNNLPALMALAVSFTNSGMQREAGDVLRRWICHNPRYKHLVQDSRSPLRGSPAMPRRGHHTSTHTRCELQNVLLLFQEAALLNLDCVDPDLQTGLGVLFNLSSDFDKAVEAFSAALSVRPQDYLLWNRLGATLANGNRSEEAVEAYTRALELQPGFIRSRYNLGISCINLGAHREAVSNFLMALNQQRRSQRCSQQQMSANIWAALRIAISMMDRPELFQAANMGDLDLLMRAFDMSDV, via the exons CTGGTCGGGGAGCAGCAGGAGAGCCGGCCCCTACTGAGCCCCTCCATCGATGACTTCCTGTCGGAGAGCCGGAGCGACACCCCCTCCGCCCGACCGCTCACCTCCAACACAGCAG TTCTGTCCACAGCTCTGGATCTGGTGGACCTCAGCGAGCTGGGGGAGAGAAGCGGGGGGAGCAACAAGGAGCGGAGGAGGAGCCCTCTGAGGAGGAAGGGCAGCTCGAAGAGTCCACGCCGCCGAGTCAAACCCGAGGAGACGGAGCTGATCCAGGTGCAGGTGGAACACCTGCCCGCTAGTCCCAGAACACCTGAGAGGATCTCCCTAGACTCAG TCAGCCTGTCGTCTCCTCTAGAGAAATGGGAGGAGGTGAAACTGGACGTGGAGGACAGCGGGCGCAGGAGGAGATACGAGAAGAGATGCACCTCCCATCACTCGTCCAGTGAACTGCTGTG GTCTGCAGAGTTTAAAACCGACCCGCTGACCAAGAACAGCTTCAACATTCACAGCTTCGACGACCTTGACTTCATTTCTTCAACACAG GACTGCGGGGCGTCCCGGCAGCGCAGACGGACTCGCTCTCTGCTGGTCAGGAACGAGTCTCTAGAGGACGAGTTTGTCCGGGCGAAAGCTGCTGTGGAG TCGGACACAGAGTTCTGGGACAAGATGCAGGCGGAGTGGGAGGAGCTCGCTCGGAGGAACTGGCTGGAGGACTCCGAGGACCAGCGGCCGATCCCGCCCACCGTCTCACCTGCAGAGAAG GGTTACTATTTCAACACCAACAACCCGTACAGAGACTGGCCCAACGCCTTCGCCGAGGCTCAGGAGAAAGCTCGGGAGGGAGACCTGAACACTGCCGTGCTGCTGCTGGAGGCCGCCATCCTGCAGGACCCGCAGGACTCAGAG GCGTGGCAGCTTCTGGGGATGACTCAGGCTGAGAATGAGAACGAGCAGGCTGCCATCGTGTCGCTGCAGAG GTGCCTGGAGCTCCGCCCCAACAACCTGCCGGCCCTCATGGCGCTCGCCGTCAGCTTCACCAACAGCGGCATGCAGCGAGAGGCCGGTGACGTGCTGCGCCGCTGGATCTGTCACAACCCGCGATATAAACACCTGGTCCAGGACAGCAGGAGTCCACTACGGGGCTCCCCGGCCATGCCGCGCAGGGGccaccacacctccacacaTACCAG gtgtgagCTGCAGAATGTGCTGCTCCTCTTCCAGGAGGCAGCTCTGCTGAATCTGGACTGTGTGGATCCCGACCTGCAGACCGGGCTGGGAgtcctcttcaacctgagctcAGACTTCGACAAGGCGGTGGAAGCTTTCAGTGCAGCACTGTCTGTCAGGCcgcag GACTACCTGCTGTGGAACCGTCTGGGAGCCACACTCGCCAACGGAAACCGCAGCGAGGAGGCGGTGGAGGCGTACACCAGAGCTCTGGAGCTGCAGCCCGGATTCATCCGCTCGAGGTACAACCTGGGAATAAGCTGCATCAACCTGGGAGCGCACAG GGAGGCAGTCAGTAACTTCCTCATGGCGCTGAACCAGCAAAGGCGGAGTCAGCGTTGCAGCCAGCAGCAGATGTCGGCTAACATCTGGGCCGCCTTGCGGATCGCCATCTCAATGATGGATCGCCCCGAGCTGTTCCAGGCCGCCAACATGGGCGACCTAGACCTGCTGATGAGGGCCTTCGACATGAGCGACGTCTGA
- the pex5lb gene encoding PEX5-related protein isoform X2, which yields MYQVQLVGEQQESRPLLSPSIDDFLSESRSDTPSARPLTSNTAALDLVDLSELGERSGGSNKERRRSPLRRKGSSKSPRRRVKPEETELIQVQVEHLPASPRTPERISLDSVSLSSPLEKWEEVKLDVEDSGRRRRYEKRCTSHHSSSELLWSAEFKTDPLTKNSFNIHSFDDLDFISSTQDCGASRQRRRTRSLLVRNESLEDEFVRAKAAVESDTEFWDKMQAEWEELARRNWLEDSEDQRPIPPTVSPAEKGYYFNTNNPYRDWPNAFAEAQEKAREGDLNTAVLLLEAAILQDPQDSEAWQLLGMTQAENENEQAAIVSLQRCLELRPNNLPALMALAVSFTNSGMQREAGDVLRRWICHNPRYKHLVQDSRSPLRGSPAMPRRGHHTSTHTRCELQNVLLLFQEAALLNLDCVDPDLQTGLGVLFNLSSDFDKAVEAFSAALSVRPQDYLLWNRLGATLANGNRSEEAVEAYTRALELQPGFIRSRYNLGISCINLGAHREAVSNFLMALNQQRRSQRCSQQQMSANIWAALRIAISMMDRPELFQAANMGDLDLLMRAFDMSDV from the exons CTGGTCGGGGAGCAGCAGGAGAGCCGGCCCCTACTGAGCCCCTCCATCGATGACTTCCTGTCGGAGAGCCGGAGCGACACCCCCTCCGCCCGACCGCTCACCTCCAACACAGCAG CTCTGGATCTGGTGGACCTCAGCGAGCTGGGGGAGAGAAGCGGGGGGAGCAACAAGGAGCGGAGGAGGAGCCCTCTGAGGAGGAAGGGCAGCTCGAAGAGTCCACGCCGCCGAGTCAAACCCGAGGAGACGGAGCTGATCCAGGTGCAGGTGGAACACCTGCCCGCTAGTCCCAGAACACCTGAGAGGATCTCCCTAGACTCAG TCAGCCTGTCGTCTCCTCTAGAGAAATGGGAGGAGGTGAAACTGGACGTGGAGGACAGCGGGCGCAGGAGGAGATACGAGAAGAGATGCACCTCCCATCACTCGTCCAGTGAACTGCTGTG GTCTGCAGAGTTTAAAACCGACCCGCTGACCAAGAACAGCTTCAACATTCACAGCTTCGACGACCTTGACTTCATTTCTTCAACACAG GACTGCGGGGCGTCCCGGCAGCGCAGACGGACTCGCTCTCTGCTGGTCAGGAACGAGTCTCTAGAGGACGAGTTTGTCCGGGCGAAAGCTGCTGTGGAG TCGGACACAGAGTTCTGGGACAAGATGCAGGCGGAGTGGGAGGAGCTCGCTCGGAGGAACTGGCTGGAGGACTCCGAGGACCAGCGGCCGATCCCGCCCACCGTCTCACCTGCAGAGAAG GGTTACTATTTCAACACCAACAACCCGTACAGAGACTGGCCCAACGCCTTCGCCGAGGCTCAGGAGAAAGCTCGGGAGGGAGACCTGAACACTGCCGTGCTGCTGCTGGAGGCCGCCATCCTGCAGGACCCGCAGGACTCAGAG GCGTGGCAGCTTCTGGGGATGACTCAGGCTGAGAATGAGAACGAGCAGGCTGCCATCGTGTCGCTGCAGAG GTGCCTGGAGCTCCGCCCCAACAACCTGCCGGCCCTCATGGCGCTCGCCGTCAGCTTCACCAACAGCGGCATGCAGCGAGAGGCCGGTGACGTGCTGCGCCGCTGGATCTGTCACAACCCGCGATATAAACACCTGGTCCAGGACAGCAGGAGTCCACTACGGGGCTCCCCGGCCATGCCGCGCAGGGGccaccacacctccacacaTACCAG gtgtgagCTGCAGAATGTGCTGCTCCTCTTCCAGGAGGCAGCTCTGCTGAATCTGGACTGTGTGGATCCCGACCTGCAGACCGGGCTGGGAgtcctcttcaacctgagctcAGACTTCGACAAGGCGGTGGAAGCTTTCAGTGCAGCACTGTCTGTCAGGCcgcag GACTACCTGCTGTGGAACCGTCTGGGAGCCACACTCGCCAACGGAAACCGCAGCGAGGAGGCGGTGGAGGCGTACACCAGAGCTCTGGAGCTGCAGCCCGGATTCATCCGCTCGAGGTACAACCTGGGAATAAGCTGCATCAACCTGGGAGCGCACAG GGAGGCAGTCAGTAACTTCCTCATGGCGCTGAACCAGCAAAGGCGGAGTCAGCGTTGCAGCCAGCAGCAGATGTCGGCTAACATCTGGGCCGCCTTGCGGATCGCCATCTCAATGATGGATCGCCCCGAGCTGTTCCAGGCCGCCAACATGGGCGACCTAGACCTGCTGATGAGGGCCTTCGACATGAGCGACGTCTGA